The Candidatus Polarisedimenticolia bacterium genomic interval TTGAGGCGGCCGCCCGTGACGGTCCTGCCGGTCAGCGCCGGAATCGGGTCGACCGAGGCGAGGAGGGTGGCCTTGAGCTCCTCCACGCCGATCCCGGGCGCCACGGCCCGGATCAGCGCCGCCGCCCCCGCGACGTGCGGCGTCGCCATCGAGGTCCCGCTCAACAGTCCGTAGGCCGCCCCCGGGAGCGAGCTCAGGATGTCGACGCCGGGCGCTCCCAGGTCGACGGTCGTCAGTCCGTAGTTGGAGAAGCTGGCCAGGTGATCATTGTGATCGGTGGCCGCGACGGAGACGATGCTCCGGGCATTGTAGGAGGCGGGATACTGGGGAAACAGGTCGGTGTTGGAGGCGGCGTTGCCCGCCGCGGCGACGAACAGGATGTCGGCGGCGCCGGCGGCGTTGATGGCATCCAGCAGGGTCTGCGAGAAGCCGCCACCCCCCCATGAGTTGCTGGTGATGTCGACGCCCATCTGGGTGCCATATTCCACCGCGCGGACGGCGTCGGAGGTCGACCCGGAGCCTCCGGCGCTCAGGAACTTGAGCGCCATCAGGCTCACCTGCCAGTTCACCCCCGCCACGCCGATCGAGTTGTTGCCGACCCCGCCGATGGTCCCTGAGCAATGCGTTCCGTGGAAATGGTCGTCGAAAGGATCGCCATCATTATTGATGAAGTCGTAGCCGTGAACGTCGTCGATGAAGCCGTTGTGATCGTCGTCGATGCCGTTGCCCGCGATTTCGCCCGGATTGGTCCAGATGTTCGCCGCCAGATCGGGATGGTTGTAGTCGATGCCGGTGTCGATGACCGCGACGAGGACGCTCCGGCTGCCGGTGCTGACGCTCCAGGCCGACTCGGCATGGATGTCGGCTCCCGGGGTGCCTCCCGTCTGCCCGGTGTTGTGCATGGCGTACAGCTCCGGGTAGCGCGGATCGTTGGGGACCAGGTCGATGCCCACGAGGTAGTTGGGCTCCGCGTACAGGAGGTGCGGGTTGCCGTGCAGCTTCTGCAGCGCCGCTTCGGCGCTGACTCCCTTCCCCAGCTTCCAGTGCTCCGCTCCCGTTTTGAAGCTCCGCACGCGCTGCGCCGCCACCTGCGCGCGAACGGTGGCCTGCTCGTTGGGCCCCGTCGAGCGGGTGAACTTGACGAGCAGCTCCCCCGGGACGTGGGGAGCGAGCCCCGCCGCCCCTTTCCCGGATGCCGGCGGCGCTGCGGGTGCCAGTGTCAGACTGCAGAGTGCGGCGAGCAGGAAGGTGAAAGTCGAAAGCGGGCGAAGCCGGGAAGGCCGGAAGAGAGGCATGAAGTCCCTCGCTGCGATCGGGCAGGGTCGTTTGAGGTCAATACGGGAGGAGAGTGCGCCGCCCGGGAAGCGGACGACTCCTGTCGGTCCCCTCTCCCGTCATCCTTGAAAAGCCGTGCGTCTTTCGAGATTGAGCGTAATTGCCGGGTGTATAGCATGAAGCCGCCGCCGGACGCAAGAACTTTGAGATCAGGACAGGAAAAATGTGGCCGCGCCTTGACAACCCCCAAGCCGGCGGGTTCCAATCGCTTCGAGCCATTTCCTGGGTCCCGTACAGGGCCGCCCTCTTTTCTCTATCCACAAGGCCGGACCCGCGTCATCTCGACGACTTGCCGGGAGGATGATCATTGCCGCGGAGGCTCGAAAACAAACCGCCGCCGGGAAAGGCGGTCGCGAAAGGCATGCGGTCATGATCGCCGGGATGCTCTCAGCAGTGGAGCGCAGGACACGCTGCGTACTTTGCGGGCGCAGCGCCGATGTCTCCTCGCCAGGAGCGGGAGGCTACCGCGTCTGTGCCGGGTGCGACGTGGCCTGGCGCGATATCGAGGATTCGCCGGATGCCGCCGCCGACTGGGAGCAGCATTACTACGCCGAGAGCGCCATCAAGGAGCTGCACGAGCGGCGCCGGTCGGGACTGGCGGCAATCGCCCGCCGCATCTCGGAAGTCTGTCCCTGGCGGGGACGCCTGCTGGACCTTGGCGCCGGCATCGGAATCTTCATGAAAGAGGCCGCCTCGCTCGGATGGGCGGTGGAAGGGGTCGAGCCCTCCGCGATCGCCGCGCGGGCGGCGCGGGATCTCACCCACGCGACCATCCATGAAGGACTGTTCGAGCAAGTCGCCCTGCCGGCGGGAAGCTACGACGCCGTCACCTTCTTCGACGCGCTGAGGACCGTGCCCGATCCTCTCGCCTTCCTGGCGCGGGCCCGCTCGGTCCTCAGGCCGGGAGGCATTCTCGTGGTGCGTGAGGTGGACCGCCGGGCCGAGGTGGGACAGGTGTGGCTCAAGCAGGCGCTGGGCAAGGCCCAGCCTGCGGCGGGAAACAGCGGGTTCGAATACCGGCAATGCTTCTCGCCGAAGAGCCTGCGTTTTGCCTATCGCGAAGCCGGGCTGGTGGGAACATGGGTCGAGCCGTCGCCGGTATTTGTGGAGCCCGATTCGGGGACGAGCCGGGTGGCGTCGCTCTTCAAATGGTCGATCGGCGCGGTTTCCGGCGGCGCCTACCGGATGACCGCCGGCCGCCTGGTGCTGGGGCCGAACCTGCTGGCGTTCGGACGCGCACCGGGCGGCAGCGCTGATCGCGCCGAAGCGCGCCCGGGACGGAACCCGGGAGATCGCCGATGAGCAACGGGTCTCCTCCCCTGCGCGGGACGATGGTGCCGCTGAGCCACTTTCCCAGATGGGATCAGAGGATCGTCGGCTTTCCGCAGAAATCGATCTTCCACGAGACGGCCTGGCTGCGCTATCTCGAAAAAGAGCAGGGAGGCCAGGCGGTCGTGCTGCGCATCGTCGACGCGAAGGGACGTGAGCGCGCGCTCTGGCCGGGCCTGACGGTGCGCAAGGGGCCGATTCGGATCTTCGGCTCTCCCCTGCGCGGCTGGGGAACCGTGTCGATGGGTCCGCTCTATCACGAAGGAGACGCCGATCGCTTGATGGGGGCCGCGGAGCGGGCGCTGGCTCAGGGCGGGGTGCACCATTGGGAGTTCGTCAGCCAGACTCTCGGCCATCCGCCCCCGGGACTGGGATATCGCTTCGAGTTCAGCGACACCCATCGCATCCCGCTGGGGCCGGACGACGATGCCATGTGGCACCGACTGGAGCAGCGCTGCCGCACAGCCGTCCGCAAGGCCTGGAAGTGCGGGCTGAGCAGTCGTCTCGCCGTCGACGGCGGATTCCTGGATCCTCTTTACGAGCTGGTCGCCGCGACCTTCGGAAGGAAGAGGACCACGCCGCCCTACGACGGCGCCCGCCTCAAGCGGCTCTGGGACACCCTGTTCCCCCTCGGAAAGGCCTTCGGCGTCGAGATCCTGCACGGGTCCACCCTCGCCTCCGCGGCCGTGTTCATCAGCGATGGAACCGATGTCTATGCCTGGTCGCAGGCTTCGGCGCCGCCCTTCAACGCAATGTGCCCGAACAACCTCCTGTACTGGGAGGCGATGCGCCATTCGAGCCGCCTGAACGCCTCCTACCTGCACCTGCCGGGAGCCCCCGGCAGTTCCATCGGTCGTTTCAAGGAATCGTTCAACCCGGAGATTTTCCGTTTTCCCTTCTGGATTCGCGACCGGAGCGCGGTGCTCCGCTGGGGAAGGCGCCTCTACTTCGAATGGCAATCGGGCCTCGCGCGCTGGCGCTACCACTCGTCCCGAGCGGCGAAGTGATCGCCACCTTGGTCCTCCAGGGGTTGAAGCGCCCCGCGAGGTCGAGCTAGGGTTGGCTCCCCCATCGATTCCTTTCCCCAGGGAGGTCATTCCATGCGCCTGTTCAAGAAGATCGTTCTGGGACTCGTCGTCCTGGTGGCGCTGCTGTCCGGCGTCGGCTTCCTCCTGCCGCGCCAGGTGCACGTCGAGCGCACCGCGCTCATCGAGGCGACGCCGGCGACGTTGTATACCGTGCTGAACAATTTCAAGATGTTCAACCGCTGGTCCCCCTGGGCGGGCCTCGATCCGGCTGCCGAGTACGCCTATGCGGGGCCGGCTACCGGCGTCGGCTCGTCGCTGAGCTGGAAGGGGGATCCGAAGAAAGTGGGATCGGGCAAGCAGGAAATCATCGAGAGCACGCCATTCTCCTCGGTGAAGACCCGCCTCGATTTCGCGGGCGAAGGGACCGCCACGGCGCTGTTCACCCTCACCAAAGAGGGCAGCGGCACCCGCGTCGTCTGGGGATTCGATACCGACCTCGGGGCGAACCCGCTGAGCCGCTATTTCGGGTTGATGATCGGCAAGATGGTCGGCAGCGACTACGAGAAGGGACTGGCGTCGCTGAAAACGCTGGCCGAGGGGATGCCGAAGGCCGACTTCTCGGACCTCAAGGTGGAGGAGGTACAGGTCTCCCCCACCACCGTGGCTTATGTCTCCGCAACCTGCCGCAAGGACGAGTCGGAGATCGCCCGCACCATCGGCGAGTCGTATGCCCAGGTGAACCTGTTCATGGCCTCCCGCAGGCTGAAGCAGGCCGCGCCGGTGCAGACCATCAATCGCAAGTGGGGGGATTCCGGATACGAGTTCGACGCCGCGATTCCCCTGGACAGGCCCCCCGAGAAAGAGATACCCCCTGACTCGGCGGTGCAAGTGAAACAGACCTATGGGGGCAAGGCGCTCAAGGTGGTGCACACCGGCCCTTACCGGGAGCTGGCGGCAACCTACGAAAAGCTCCTGGCCTATATGGCGGCGAGCGGCATCGAGCCGTCGGAAAGTCCCTGGGACGAGTATGTCAGCGATCCGGGCATGACCGCTGAATCGCAGCTCGTCACCAACGTCTTCGTTCCCATCAGTTAGAACTGAGCTGAGGGGCCGCCGGCCGGGCGGCTCCCATCACGCCGCGGTCCGGCTTTCCCACGCCTTTTTCGGGCAGTACCCGCCGCTTTCCGACCGCGCCCGAATTTGACCGCTAAGCCTTTCAAATAAAGAGACTTCCCTTCTTGATTTCCCCGTGACCTGGCCTATATTCGAGCGCTGGAGGCTTCCCTCGAGGAGTGAGATGTCGGCCGACCTGTTCTCTGAAGCAAAATCCGCCGGAAGCTCAGAGCTCCGGCTGAAGCTGGGGCGCTCGGAAGTCGAATACCTGCGCGGCGCCGTGCAGAATCCCCACTTCGGCGATGAGCACCTCGAGGCGATTCTGTCCAATCCGGCCCTGCCGGCCGCCCTCATCCAGGGGATCGCCTCGCACAAGCTCTGGCTCTCCCGTTACGAGGTCAAGCGCGGCATCGTCTTCCACCGCAACACCGCGCGCACGCTCAAGCTGAACCTGATGCACTTCCTGGGCTGGCGCGACCTGGCGCGGGTGGTGGAGGACGCGCTGCAGACCCCGGCCGTCAAGCGAGCGGCGGAATCGCTCCTGCGCAACCGCATCGAGGAGATGGCGGTGGGCGAGAAGATCGCCTTGTCGCGCATCGCCGCTCCGGCGATCATCCCCTCGCTGCGCTCCGACCTCCATCCCGACGTAATCGCGGCCCTGCTGACCAACCCGCGGGTCACGATGGAAGACGTGGTCGCGGTGTGCGTCGAGGAGCGCGCCGCGCCGGCGGCCCTTTCGGCGGTGGGCTCCAGCCCGCGCTGGGGAGAGCGCCATCCGATCCGCATGGCGCTGCTGCGCAACCCGGCGACGCCGGCCAAGGTCTGCCTGCGCTTCCTCGACAGTCTCTCGGGCGAGGACCTCAAGGAAATCATCGCGCTGCCCACCACGCCGCGGCTGGTCCGCGTGACCGCGCGGCAGATTCTCAAGGCGCGCAATGGGACCGTTGACACCAAAAAAGTCGTCTCCTAACATCCCTATCCGGCGCGTGAACGCATGGCGACCACGACATTCGGCGAAACCCTGAAGCGGGAGCGCGAGAAGCGGAAGATCTCGCTGCGCGAGGTTTCTGAAGCGACCAAGATCGGCGTCCGCCACCTCGAGGCCATGGAATCCAACCATCTCGAGAGGCTCCCGGGCGGGCTGTTCAACAAGGGGTTCATCCGCGCCTACGCCAAGTTCCTGGAGCTGGACCCCGAGGCGCTGGTCAGCTCCTATCTCTACGATGTCGCGCACCTGCCGGGAGCCTCCGAAGCGCGCCGGCGGGTGGAGGCTGCGATGGCCGAAAACGCCATCCCGATCGCGTGGCAGGAGCTGGCGAAAAGCCGCTCGCGCCGGCGGCCTTCGGGCGGCGTCCTGGCGGCGCTGGGCGCCGCGGTCGTGGTGATCGCAGCGGGGGCCTGGCTGCTGAGCGCCCGGGCACCCGCCATGGACCGGGAAGAGCCGGCCGAGGCCGAGCCGGCGCAGAAAGCCGGATTGCTGCGGCCCCGGGGCGCCGAGGCGAAGACGCCGGCACAGCCGGCGGGAAGCGTTCCGGGCCCCGCCGAGATGGCCGCGGAGCCCGAGACAACGAGCGGCCCTGCAGAGGCACGCCCCGCCCCCGGCGCTGCTCCCGGAGAGCCGGCACACCTGGAGAAGCGGGCCCCCTGGCGCCTGGCGCTGTTCCTGAGCACGACGGAGACGACCGACGTCTCGCTCTACTGCGGTGGGGTGGAAACGCTGTCACGCGAGCTGATGCCGGGAGAAACGGTGTCGATCTCCTGCGCCTCCGAGGCCTTCCTCAGCGCCTCGAACGCCGGGGCGCTCCTCGTCAGGGTCAACGGCAAGGATTGCATGCCCCTGGGCGAGCGCGGAACCGAGCTGGTCAACTTTCCTCTGAACCGCGAGCAGACTCGGGACATCTGCTCCGATGACCGGGAGCCTTCGTGACCTCCCAGCCGGCGCCGGCGGGCGCGCACCCTCTCCTCGACCGGGTCCTGGACCCCGCGACCCCGCGGCCTTTGCGTCTCGCCGCCGCGCGCGGCGCTCTGCCGCTGCCGCGGCAGGACCTGATCGTCGCCCTGGTGCAGCTGTGCACCGACCTCGACGCGGAGATCTCGACCGAGTCGCGCAAGACGCTGGCGGCCACGCCGGCCGACGTCCTGGACGTCATCCTGCGCGATCCCTCGACTCCGGTGCCGGTCCTCGAGCACTTCGGCTACGAGATCCAGACGCCTCCCGCGCTCCTCAGCTCCCTGATCGCCAACCCGTCCGCTCCCGACGACTTGCTCCTGCGACTGGCGGAGAGCTCGCACGCGGCGGTCCTGGACCAGATCGTTCGCAACGAGATCCGGCTGGCCTCCAACCCGGAGATCGTCGTGCGCCTCAAGGCCAACCCCGCTCTGTCGCGCGAATCGAGGCGGCGTATCGTCGAGCTGGAGGAGCACGTCCTCGGGACCGGCGCCAGCACCTACATCCTCCCCACCCGGGCCCCGGCCGACGAAGCTCACCCCGCCGAGGCGCTTCCGGAGATCGATGCCGGCCTGGCGGAGGCCGCCGCGCCGATGCTCGAGGTGCCGCTCACCCCGGAAGAGCAGGCGGCCGAGGACGCGCTGCGCCACACTCCCCTGTTCCAGCGGATCGTGCGGATGTCGGTGGCCGAGAAGATTCAGGCCGCCGTGAAGGGAAACTCCGAGGAGCGCGCCATCCTGGTCCGCGATCCCAGCCGGCTGGTCGCCGCCACGGTGCTCAAGAGCCCGAAGCTGAGCGATCAGGAGATCGAGAGCTTCGCCAATCTTCGCAACGTCCACGACGAGGTGCTGCGCATCATCGGCAACCATCGCGAGTGGACGAAATCATACGGCGTGGCGCTGGCCCTGGCGCGCAACCCCCGCAGCCCCACCGGCATCTCCCTGACGATGCTCAACCGGCTCGTGAACCGCGATCTGAAGAACCTCTCCAACGACAAGAACATCCCCGAGGTGATCCGACGCTCCTCCAAGCGCCTCTACGAGCTGCGCACGCAACCGCAGAAGCTCGGCAAGAAGAAATGAGGAACCGACCCCAATGAGACTTCTCCAATCGGTCCGCAGCCAGCTGGGCAACTATCACCTGAAGTCGGGCATCTACCACTTCTATCGCAACGAGTTCAAGCAGGCGATCGAGTTCTTCGCCAAGGCCCTGCAGAATCCCGAGCGCCTCGACGAGGCCGATCTGCGGATGACGCGCTATTACCTGACCCAGACCCACATCACGGCCGGCGAGCTGGCGGAGGAGGCCGGCGACCTGCCGCGCGCCATCGAATCGTACGGCACGGCGCTCGCCGACTCCCCCGAGTATCCCGACATTCACTTCCGCATCGGCATGCTCTACGTGCGGCTGGGAGACCTGGAAAAAGCCGTGGCCAGCCTGCGGCGCGCCGTCGAGCTCCACCCCTCCTACCTGGAGGCCCAGGTCCATCTCGCCTTCACGCTGCTCTCCTGCGCCCGCATGGCGGAGGCGATGGAGTCGTTCGAGAGGGTGCGCGCCATCACCCTGGCCATGGTCGAGGATCCTTTCCGCCAGGCGCAGGAGGCGGCGGCGCGCGGCGATCTGGCCGAGACCGCCGAGCGCATGCGGGACGCCTTCCAGCGGCGGCCCCAGAGTTTCGCTTATCATTACCGCCGCGGGCTGAAGGCGCTGCAGGCGGGGCGGCTGGAGCCGGCCGCCGAGGATCTCAAGCAGGCGGTGCTGTTCAACCCGCGCTTCGCGGACGTGCACAACTTCCTGGGGGTCGCCTATGGGGAGCTCGGGCAGCGGCCGGCCGCGATCGCGGAGTTCCGCCAGGCCATCGAGTACAATCCCGACTACCTGGTCGCGCGGCTGAACCTGGCCTACATGCTGGCGGAAGGAAATGAGGTCAAGGAAGCGGTCGCGGAGCTGACGGCGGTGCTCTCCAAGGAGCCCACCAATCAGGCGGCCCGGCTGAAGCTCGAAGAGCTCACCCAGGAACGAGAGGAGCGCGCGAGGATCGGATGAAGACGACGGCCGCAGGCCTCAGCGACGTGGGCCGCAAGCGCAAAGGGAACGAGGACTCCTACCACATCGACCTGGAGCGTGGGCTGTTCATCGTCGCCGACGGCATGGGCGGGCACGCGGCGGGCGAGGTCGCCTCGCGCCTGGCGGTGCAGACGATCCAGGAGTTCATGCGGATTTCCGACACCGACTCGGAGATCACCTGGCCCTTCGAGTTCGACCAGAGCCTGTCGGAGGGGGGCAACCGGATTCAGGCGGCCATCCAGCTCGCCAACCGCGAGATCGTCCGGCACATGCAGATCAAGGAAGAGCATCGCGGCATGGGCACCACCGTGGTCACCGCCGTGGTGCACGACGACGCCTGTTATATCGGCCACGTCGGCGATTCGCGCGCCTACCTGATCCGGGGCGGCCAGATCCGGCAGCTCACCCGGGACCATACCTTCGTCAACGAGCAGGTGGAGAAGGGGTTCATGAGCAAGGCCGAGGCGGAGCGCCATCCCGCCCGCAACATCCTGACACGGGCCGTGGGAAGCGCCGAGGAGCTGACGGTGGACCTCTCCGAGACGCGCTTGCAGCGCGGCGATTTCGTGCTGCTGTGCTCCGACGGATTGAGCTCGATGGCCGAGGATGCCGAGATCCTCCAGGTCGTCGAGGAAAAAGGAACCAACCTCGAGGAAGCCTGCCGCGGGCTGGTGGCGCTCGCCAACGAGCACGGCGGCTGGGACAACGTTACCGCCGTCCTGATTCACGCCGACTAATACTGCCCTTACAGCCGACCGTCCAGAAAACGGCCGGCGGCTGAACGGCACGTAACCTTTCGGCCGTCGATACGCGACACTAACCCCCTCCCGATTCAGCGTATCTCGTAGATCTGGAAGACGTGGCCGATCACCTGCTTCGGCGCGGTCGTGGCGAGCCAGTTGCGCGCCCCTTCGCCGTAGGCCCGGGACATCTCGGCGCGCGCCCGGGCGACGCAGTGGGCGCTGAGAATATAGGTCCCCGGCTCGGGGGGCGCGGCGAGGTTCTGCACGCTGATGGACCGCCCGCCGATGCCGTAATAGGCAGGATCGCCGCTGCCGAAATAGCAGAGGCGGAAATCCTGCTTCGGGTTGGCGCGCAGGTAATCGCGCAGCTGCATCAGCCCCTGTC includes:
- a CDS encoding class I SAM-dependent methyltransferase, whose product is MLSAVERRTRCVLCGRSADVSSPGAGGYRVCAGCDVAWRDIEDSPDAAADWEQHYYAESAIKELHERRRSGLAAIARRISEVCPWRGRLLDLGAGIGIFMKEAASLGWAVEGVEPSAIAARAARDLTHATIHEGLFEQVALPAGSYDAVTFFDALRTVPDPLAFLARARSVLRPGGILVVREVDRRAEVGQVWLKQALGKAQPAAGNSGFEYRQCFSPKSLRFAYREAGLVGTWVEPSPVFVEPDSGTSRVASLFKWSIGAVSGGAYRMTAGRLVLGPNLLAFGRAPGGSADRAEARPGRNPGDRR
- a CDS encoding GNAT family N-acetyltransferase — protein: MSNGSPPLRGTMVPLSHFPRWDQRIVGFPQKSIFHETAWLRYLEKEQGGQAVVLRIVDAKGRERALWPGLTVRKGPIRIFGSPLRGWGTVSMGPLYHEGDADRLMGAAERALAQGGVHHWEFVSQTLGHPPPGLGYRFEFSDTHRIPLGPDDDAMWHRLEQRCRTAVRKAWKCGLSSRLAVDGGFLDPLYELVAATFGRKRTTPPYDGARLKRLWDTLFPLGKAFGVEILHGSTLASAAVFISDGTDVYAWSQASAPPFNAMCPNNLLYWEAMRHSSRLNASYLHLPGAPGSSIGRFKESFNPEIFRFPFWIRDRSAVLRWGRRLYFEWQSGLARWRYHSSRAAK
- a CDS encoding SRPBCC family protein, giving the protein MRLFKKIVLGLVVLVALLSGVGFLLPRQVHVERTALIEATPATLYTVLNNFKMFNRWSPWAGLDPAAEYAYAGPATGVGSSLSWKGDPKKVGSGKQEIIESTPFSSVKTRLDFAGEGTATALFTLTKEGSGTRVVWGFDTDLGANPLSRYFGLMIGKMVGSDYEKGLASLKTLAEGMPKADFSDLKVEEVQVSPTTVAYVSATCRKDESEIARTIGESYAQVNLFMASRRLKQAAPVQTINRKWGDSGYEFDAAIPLDRPPEKEIPPDSAVQVKQTYGGKALKVVHTGPYRELAATYEKLLAYMAASGIEPSESPWDEYVSDPGMTAESQLVTNVFVPIS
- a CDS encoding helix-turn-helix domain-containing protein → MATTTFGETLKREREKRKISLREVSEATKIGVRHLEAMESNHLERLPGGLFNKGFIRAYAKFLELDPEALVSSYLYDVAHLPGASEARRRVEAAMAENAIPIAWQELAKSRSRRRPSGGVLAALGAAVVVIAAGAWLLSARAPAMDREEPAEAEPAQKAGLLRPRGAEAKTPAQPAGSVPGPAEMAAEPETTSGPAEARPAPGAAPGEPAHLEKRAPWRLALFLSTTETTDVSLYCGGVETLSRELMPGETVSISCASEAFLSASNAGALLVRVNGKDCMPLGERGTELVNFPLNREQTRDICSDDREPS
- a CDS encoding tetratricopeptide repeat protein; translation: MRLLQSVRSQLGNYHLKSGIYHFYRNEFKQAIEFFAKALQNPERLDEADLRMTRYYLTQTHITAGELAEEAGDLPRAIESYGTALADSPEYPDIHFRIGMLYVRLGDLEKAVASLRRAVELHPSYLEAQVHLAFTLLSCARMAEAMESFERVRAITLAMVEDPFRQAQEAAARGDLAETAERMRDAFQRRPQSFAYHYRRGLKALQAGRLEPAAEDLKQAVLFNPRFADVHNFLGVAYGELGQRPAAIAEFRQAIEYNPDYLVARLNLAYMLAEGNEVKEAVAELTAVLSKEPTNQAARLKLEELTQEREERARIG
- a CDS encoding Stp1/IreP family PP2C-type Ser/Thr phosphatase, with translation MKTTAAGLSDVGRKRKGNEDSYHIDLERGLFIVADGMGGHAAGEVASRLAVQTIQEFMRISDTDSEITWPFEFDQSLSEGGNRIQAAIQLANREIVRHMQIKEEHRGMGTTVVTAVVHDDACYIGHVGDSRAYLIRGGQIRQLTRDHTFVNEQVEKGFMSKAEAERHPARNILTRAVGSAEELTVDLSETRLQRGDFVLLCSDGLSSMAEDAEILQVVEEKGTNLEEACRGLVALANEHGGWDNVTAVLIHAD